In one Bryobacteraceae bacterium genomic region, the following are encoded:
- a CDS encoding DotU family type IV/VI secretion system protein, with protein MAQAYTNLTPPRSDRLAIVFQELLTVIVRVRADRQPIQHVDHFRNQVRNALLAAQEEAVRTGYSRDLAFRAAQAVTAFLDESVLDSANPAYRDWARQPLGPEFFQQHVAGEVFYLNIRDMLSGDDTQHTADLLELYLQCMLLGYRGRLGGREGDVRATTERMLEKIMRIRGQQPWIAPSWMAAGDRMPRESNAWNRRLQWIAAASAGLLVAGVLLYFLVLRSSLSSIAADVAGAVHGC; from the coding sequence ATGGCGCAAGCATATACCAACTTGACGCCTCCCCGGTCTGACCGGTTGGCTATTGTCTTTCAGGAACTGCTGACGGTGATCGTGCGCGTGCGCGCGGACCGGCAGCCGATCCAGCACGTGGATCATTTCCGGAATCAGGTGCGCAACGCCTTGCTGGCGGCGCAGGAAGAAGCCGTACGAACCGGCTATTCTCGCGACCTGGCATTTCGCGCCGCGCAGGCGGTGACAGCGTTTCTCGACGAGAGTGTGTTGGACTCGGCGAATCCCGCCTATCGCGATTGGGCGCGGCAGCCGCTTGGTCCGGAGTTCTTCCAGCAGCACGTGGCCGGGGAGGTGTTCTACCTGAACATCCGGGACATGCTTTCCGGCGACGATACGCAGCACACCGCCGATCTGCTCGAGTTGTACCTGCAATGCATGCTGCTCGGCTACCGCGGGCGGCTGGGCGGGCGTGAGGGCGACGTTCGAGCCACTACGGAGCGGATGCTCGAGAAGATCATGCGGATCCGCGGGCAGCAGCCTTGGATTGCGCCGTCGTGGATGGCCGCCGGGGATCGCATGCCGCGGGAATCCAACGCGTGGAACCGGCGGCTGCAATGGATCGCGGCGGCGAGCGCCGGATTGTTGGTTGCCGGCGTGCTGCTGTACTTCCTGGTGCTCCGTTCGAGCCTGTCTTCGATTGCGGCTGACGTCGCCGGGGCGGTGCACGGATGCTGA
- a CDS encoding fused MFS/spermidine synthase — MLQALTVALGAFLLFSIQPVVAKVLLPVYGGASSVWTVCLLFFQLLLLAGYVYAHWTRPPWHVALLALSVAALPVGRGAAAPGTMGPTLSLLFSLASMIGLPYFVLATTSPLMQRWSKLENPYRLYALSNLASLGALLAYPFLVEPWLPLRWQLRGYSALYAIYVLCAIAVSPRSFKQAESAGPWRWGDFASWTALAAAGSGLLVATTNQMCQEVASFPFLWVVPLVLYLGTFTLCFDHPRWYDPRAYSLFASIAIPTATALWVVGANLNLWLLLAVYALTLFVCLMLVHGELARTKPEARDLTRFYIAIAFGGALGGSFVALVAPRAFRTYAEYPILLAVCAAAALASRWRGGEIKSLRTMPPLARAAATGLAFAAVVPMLVFDTGSKEILEQRRNFYGVLRVSDKNDSDGHRRMLTHGATTHGFQFLDEARRRTPTSYFGWASGIGIALEGNPKRNTGPLRVGIIGLGAGTLARYARAGDTFRFYEINADVVEMARRYFMYLSDAGAKPEIAVGDARLLLEAEPPQNYDIFVVDAFTSDAIPTHLLTAECAAIYKKHLAPGGSLLIHISNRALDLEPVINGLARSIGYRARRVDTDADASQGVYSATWMHLVPGQPREGEREIRWTDDFASLWPILRK; from the coding sequence GTGCTGCAAGCCCTTACGGTCGCCCTGGGCGCCTTTCTTCTCTTTTCGATTCAGCCAGTGGTGGCGAAGGTATTGCTTCCCGTCTACGGCGGCGCCTCTTCGGTTTGGACCGTCTGCCTGCTGTTCTTCCAACTCCTGCTGCTTGCCGGATACGTCTACGCGCACTGGACGCGGCCGCCGTGGCACGTAGCGCTGCTGGCGCTGTCAGTGGCGGCGCTGCCGGTGGGGCGTGGGGCGGCGGCGCCGGGAACGATGGGTCCGACGCTATCGCTGCTGTTCTCGCTGGCGTCGATGATCGGGCTGCCGTACTTCGTGCTGGCCACCACATCGCCGCTGATGCAGCGCTGGTCCAAACTCGAGAATCCGTACCGCTTGTACGCGCTGTCAAATCTGGCTTCGCTTGGCGCGCTGCTGGCGTATCCCTTCCTGGTGGAGCCGTGGCTGCCGCTTCGATGGCAGCTTCGCGGCTATAGCGCGCTCTACGCGATTTACGTGTTGTGCGCCATTGCCGTATCGCCACGATCCTTCAAGCAGGCGGAAAGCGCCGGGCCGTGGCGGTGGGGAGACTTTGCGTCGTGGACCGCGCTGGCGGCGGCCGGTTCCGGACTGCTCGTCGCCACCACGAATCAGATGTGCCAGGAAGTCGCCTCGTTTCCGTTTCTATGGGTAGTTCCCTTGGTGCTCTACCTGGGGACGTTCACGCTGTGTTTCGACCATCCGCGCTGGTACGATCCGCGCGCCTATTCGCTGTTCGCCTCGATCGCAATCCCGACGGCGACGGCGCTTTGGGTGGTAGGGGCGAACCTGAACCTATGGCTGCTGCTTGCCGTGTACGCACTCACGCTGTTCGTATGCCTGATGCTGGTGCACGGCGAACTGGCGCGGACCAAGCCCGAGGCTCGCGACCTCACGCGCTTCTATATCGCCATCGCATTTGGCGGCGCGCTCGGGGGATCGTTCGTGGCGCTGGTGGCGCCGCGCGCGTTTCGCACCTATGCCGAGTATCCGATCCTGCTGGCGGTCTGCGCGGCGGCCGCGCTGGCGAGCCGATGGCGCGGAGGTGAGATTAAGTCGCTGCGAACGATGCCGCCGTTGGCGAGAGCCGCGGCCACCGGATTGGCGTTCGCGGCCGTGGTGCCGATGCTGGTATTCGATACCGGATCGAAGGAAATTCTCGAGCAGCGCCGCAACTTCTACGGCGTGTTGCGCGTGAGCGATAAGAACGACAGCGACGGTCATCGGCGGATGCTGACCCACGGCGCCACCACGCACGGGTTCCAGTTTCTCGACGAGGCCCGCCGGCGGACGCCGACGTCGTATTTCGGATGGGCAAGCGGAATCGGTATCGCGCTCGAGGGGAATCCGAAGCGCAACACCGGTCCGCTGCGGGTGGGCATCATCGGGCTCGGCGCCGGGACGCTGGCGCGATATGCGCGCGCCGGCGATACGTTCCGGTTCTACGAGATCAACGCGGATGTGGTGGAAATGGCGCGGCGCTACTTCATGTATCTTTCCGATGCCGGGGCGAAGCCGGAGATCGCGGTGGGGGATGCCCGGCTGCTGCTCGAGGCCGAGCCGCCGCAGAACTATGACATCTTCGTGGTCGACGCATTCACCAGCGACGCGATTCCGACGCATCTGCTGACGGCCGAGTGCGCGGCGATCTACAAGAAACACCTCGCTCCCGGGGGAAGCCTGCTGATCCACATCTCGAATCGCGCGTTGGATCTGGAGCCGGTGATCAACGGCCTGGCCCGATCGATCGGCTACCGGGCCAGACGCGTCGACACCGACGCGGACGCGTCGCAGGGCGTCTACTCGGCGACGTGGATGCACCTGGTTCCGGGCCAGCCGCGCGAGGGAGAGCGAGAGATCCGTTGGACAGATGACTTCGCGAGCTTGTGGCCGATCTTGCGGAAGTGA
- the tssK gene encoding type VI secretion system baseplate subunit TssK, which yields MKSLSRIVWQEGMHLAPHHFQAQSRFVEDSIQFAASSLWFRPYGLSACEMDAEALKNGTARIIHASGVMPDGLGFQIPDSDGMLPARAIGEAFSPARDEHLLVLAIPKRRSDGANFRIEENSGDLRFIAETQTLRDETNGVDDRPVRVGRKNFRLLLDHEAGENMTTLPLARIQRDGAGRFAYDETYIPPCLDTSANAHLLGLIRDLTGALEEKSVTLAAAFQQGSQALADQVRRDLASFWFLHTIHSSLGMLRHLTLTRRGHPEELYRELSRLAGALCSFSTQTHPRDLPLYDHENLTDCFHTLERHIRVHLDLVMPTNCVVIPLEPVEPYYWAADIKDPRMLDRSRWMIGVQSRVGEARVIAGTPKLVKVCSDKFIRELVKRAVPGLPLTHLPVPPPQAPARVESQYFSITKSGPCWEHIVATRRVGVYAPGEIAAPQLELVILLEG from the coding sequence ATGAAGTCCCTCTCGCGCATCGTGTGGCAGGAGGGGATGCACCTTGCGCCCCACCACTTCCAGGCGCAGAGCAGATTCGTTGAGGATTCGATCCAGTTCGCGGCCTCGTCATTGTGGTTCCGGCCGTATGGCTTGTCGGCTTGCGAAATGGATGCCGAGGCGTTGAAGAACGGAACCGCCCGCATCATCCACGCGTCGGGCGTGATGCCGGACGGGTTGGGGTTTCAGATTCCGGACTCGGACGGAATGCTGCCGGCGCGCGCTATCGGCGAGGCCTTCTCGCCGGCGCGGGACGAACACCTGCTCGTGCTCGCGATCCCGAAGCGGCGGTCCGACGGGGCCAACTTCCGGATCGAGGAAAACTCCGGCGACCTACGTTTCATTGCCGAAACACAGACGCTGCGGGACGAGACCAACGGCGTTGACGACCGCCCGGTGCGCGTGGGTCGCAAGAACTTCCGCCTGCTGCTGGACCATGAGGCCGGCGAGAACATGACGACGCTGCCGCTGGCGCGCATTCAGCGGGACGGCGCGGGCAGATTCGCCTACGACGAAACGTATATCCCTCCCTGCCTCGATACGTCCGCCAACGCCCACCTGCTGGGGCTGATCCGGGATCTCACCGGCGCGCTCGAGGAGAAAAGCGTCACGCTCGCGGCGGCGTTTCAGCAGGGTTCGCAGGCGCTGGCGGACCAAGTGCGGCGGGACCTGGCGTCGTTCTGGTTTCTGCACACGATCCATTCGAGCCTCGGCATGCTGCGGCACCTTACGCTCACGCGCCGCGGGCATCCGGAGGAGCTTTACCGGGAATTGTCGCGGCTGGCCGGCGCGCTGTGTTCATTCTCAACCCAGACGCACCCGCGCGACCTCCCTTTGTACGACCACGAGAACCTGACCGACTGCTTTCACACGCTCGAGCGGCACATCCGGGTCCACCTGGACCTGGTGATGCCGACCAACTGCGTGGTGATCCCGCTGGAGCCCGTGGAGCCCTACTATTGGGCGGCCGATATCAAGGACCCGCGCATGCTCGATCGTTCGCGGTGGATGATCGGCGTGCAGTCCCGGGTGGGCGAGGCGCGTGTGATCGCCGGAACGCCGAAGCTGGTGAAGGTGTGTTCGGACAAGTTCATCCGGGAGCTGGTGAAGCGCGCCGTGCCCGGTTTGCCGCTGACGCATCTGCCCGTGCCCCCGCCGCAGGCGCCGGCGCGGGTGGAGTCCCAATATTTCAGCATCACGAAGTCCGGGCCGTGTTGGGAGCACATCGTGGCGACAAGGCGGGTGGGTGTGTATGCGCCGGGCGAGATTGCGGCGCCGCAACTGGAACTGGTGATACTGCTGGAGGGCTGA
- the tssI gene encoding type VI secretion system tip protein TssI/VgrG translates to MKYTQKGRLISIESPLGADVLLLLHFTCVDRISELFTIKAHVMVERENVSKVTAQALVGKPVAIRMEVMPGKTRHFHGIVRRLVQSGREEEADLFRLDIVPWYWRLTARHDCRIFQAKTIPEIVEEVFNNAGMQRFTFNLQKPHLKWDYCVQYRESDWDFVNRVLEEEGIFYFFEQKADGHDLILSDNPNGHKDVPFQAKLDYIAEAGKSGQIASWETSEELRPGLFTLRDHHFQLPAKNLNVAEPSTIQVGDNSSLEIYDYPGEYAQLFQEPEQRLGDVEPEGERIVRIRMEQEEAAYNVSAGTTSFGVMAAGHTFEMARHFKAALNAKYVITSVQHSVEQTPAYDSGDAVGRPYAAKFTCIPFKIPYRPARRTRKPFVRGPQTAVVVGPPGEEIYVDKFGRVKVQFFWDRKGQFNDKSTCFLRVATPWAGQQWGMIHIPRVGQEVVVSFLEGDPDQPMVMASVYNSDMMPPYDLPANKTQSGIKSRSSPNGSASNFNEIRFEDKKDKEEIYVHAERNLKTIVEASESRSVGGSRTTTIHKDDKLTVEEGNLEVTVEKKDRIVKILEGNDSLTVSKGNTSSKTPLGTDSTEAKDITITAKTSIKIVCGGSSIEMTPGMITVKSPLIKLN, encoded by the coding sequence ATGAAATATACACAGAAAGGCCGCTTGATTTCCATTGAGTCGCCACTCGGCGCGGACGTGCTACTTTTGCTGCACTTTACCTGCGTCGACCGGATCTCGGAGTTGTTCACCATCAAGGCGCATGTGATGGTGGAGCGGGAGAACGTCTCGAAGGTGACCGCGCAGGCGCTGGTGGGAAAGCCGGTGGCGATCCGCATGGAGGTGATGCCGGGCAAGACGCGTCACTTCCACGGGATCGTACGGCGGCTGGTGCAAAGCGGCCGGGAAGAGGAGGCGGACCTGTTTCGGCTCGACATCGTGCCGTGGTACTGGAGGCTGACGGCCCGCCACGACTGCCGGATCTTCCAAGCCAAAACGATTCCCGAGATCGTGGAAGAGGTTTTCAACAATGCTGGTATGCAGCGGTTCACTTTCAACCTCCAGAAACCGCACCTGAAGTGGGACTATTGCGTGCAGTACCGGGAGAGCGACTGGGACTTTGTGAACCGGGTGCTCGAAGAGGAAGGGATCTTCTACTTCTTTGAGCAGAAGGCCGACGGGCACGACCTGATTCTGTCGGACAATCCGAACGGCCATAAGGACGTCCCGTTTCAGGCGAAGCTCGACTACATCGCGGAGGCGGGCAAGTCCGGCCAAATCGCATCGTGGGAGACGAGCGAGGAGCTGCGTCCGGGGCTGTTCACGCTGCGGGACCACCACTTCCAACTGCCGGCGAAGAACCTGAATGTCGCCGAGCCGTCGACGATTCAGGTGGGTGACAACAGTTCGCTCGAGATCTACGATTATCCGGGCGAATACGCGCAGCTGTTCCAGGAACCGGAGCAGCGCCTGGGCGATGTGGAGCCGGAGGGTGAGCGCATCGTGCGGATCCGGATGGAGCAGGAAGAGGCGGCCTACAACGTTTCCGCTGGCACGACGAGTTTCGGCGTGATGGCCGCCGGGCACACGTTTGAAATGGCGCGGCACTTCAAAGCGGCGCTCAACGCGAAGTATGTGATCACGTCGGTGCAGCACAGCGTTGAGCAGACGCCGGCGTACGACTCGGGCGATGCCGTTGGGCGGCCGTACGCCGCCAAGTTCACGTGTATCCCGTTCAAGATTCCGTACCGCCCGGCGCGGCGGACGCGGAAACCGTTCGTGCGCGGCCCGCAGACGGCCGTGGTGGTTGGGCCTCCCGGCGAGGAGATCTACGTGGACAAGTTCGGGCGCGTAAAGGTGCAGTTCTTCTGGGACCGGAAGGGCCAGTTCAACGACAAGAGCACGTGCTTCCTGCGGGTGGCTACGCCGTGGGCGGGTCAGCAGTGGGGAATGATCCACATCCCGCGCGTGGGGCAGGAGGTGGTGGTGAGCTTCCTCGAAGGCGATCCGGACCAGCCGATGGTGATGGCGAGTGTCTACAACTCGGATATGATGCCGCCCTACGACCTTCCGGCGAACAAGACGCAGAGCGGGATCAAGTCGCGGAGTTCCCCGAACGGGTCCGCGTCGAACTTCAACGAGATCCGGTTCGAGGACAAGAAGGACAAGGAAGAGATTTACGTTCACGCTGAGCGCAACCTGAAGACGATCGTCGAGGCGAGCGAGAGCCGGAGCGTGGGCGGGTCGCGAACGACGACGATTCACAAGGACGATAAGCTCACCGTCGAGGAGGGCAACCTCGAGGTGACGGTGGAGAAGAAGGACCGGATCGTGAAGATCCTTGAGGGGAACGATTCGCTCACGGTATCGAAGGGCAACACATCGAGCAAGACGCCGTTGGGCACCGACTCGACCGAGGCGAAGGATATCACCATTACCGCCAAGACGAGCATCAAAATCGTGTGCGGCGGCAGTTCGATCGAGATGACGCCAGGGATGATCACGGTGAAGAGCCCGCTGATCAAGTTGAACTGA
- a CDS encoding DUF4329 domain-containing protein produces MATGPAARVTDSVMHPLPPVLGPGPGSINVLIGNLPAWRGVPAMAAAGLQAAKNASDATLKAAAAATQAAMGTPGAPAAVAAEQTAKASAAAAMGATITASAGGADIHVCGTPLPAPPHGPGVVIDGSPTVLINNLPACRQTDTILEAVGPPNKIVKGLTSVIIGGTATGAAPNGPYDSLDEAARAALQLANPQSIQANLEYSGLIYQGADGKFYFTGPAQGTDQGANPLTQAPAPPGATVVGDYHTHAAYSLQDPATGDAIRTDDPARDGFNSDNFSGQDKSDSNTQGYPGYLGTPSGTFRKYDPATGADTTL; encoded by the coding sequence ATGGCAACCGGACCAGCAGCTCGAGTTACCGACTCCGTGATGCACCCGCTGCCCCCGGTGCTCGGACCGGGCCCCGGGAGCATCAACGTGCTGATCGGGAATCTTCCGGCGTGGCGCGGTGTGCCGGCGATGGCAGCCGCGGGATTGCAGGCGGCGAAGAACGCATCGGATGCGACGCTGAAGGCGGCCGCGGCGGCCACGCAGGCGGCGATGGGGACTCCCGGAGCGCCAGCCGCCGTGGCTGCCGAGCAGACGGCGAAGGCTTCGGCCGCGGCAGCGATGGGCGCGACGATCACGGCGTCGGCGGGCGGAGCCGATATCCACGTCTGCGGCACGCCACTGCCGGCGCCTCCGCATGGGCCGGGCGTGGTGATCGACGGATCGCCCACAGTGCTGATCAACAATCTTCCGGCTTGCCGGCAGACCGACACGATCCTCGAAGCAGTGGGTCCACCGAACAAGATCGTCAAGGGGTTGACGTCGGTGATCATCGGCGGTACGGCCACGGGCGCGGCTCCGAACGGTCCTTACGATTCGCTGGACGAGGCGGCGCGGGCGGCGCTTCAATTGGCCAATCCGCAGTCGATCCAGGCGAACCTCGAGTACTCCGGATTGATCTATCAGGGGGCCGACGGCAAGTTCTACTTCACGGGCCCCGCGCAGGGCACGGACCAGGGGGCGAATCCGCTCACACAGGCGCCGGCGCCCCCGGGCGCCACCGTCGTCGGCGACTATCACACGCACGCCGCGTACTCGCTGCAGGACCCCGCGACGGGCGACGCGATCCGGACCGACGATCCGGCCCGCGACGGCTTCAACTCGGACAACTTCTCCGGGCAGGACAAGTCCGACAGCAACACCCAAGGCTATCCGGGCTACCTGGGTACGCCGAGTGGAACATTTCGAAAGTACGATCCGGCGACCGGAGCGGATACGACACTGTGA
- a CDS encoding ImcF-related family protein: MLTYVVAGLVFVVYALLVWLLTGRTSLAGSDLLVLRIGLWVIGLAVTIVAVFLVLRRRARTPARVADAPEEVSFLVREANQRLAESAKLRADAGRVADLPVVLVIGETGTTKTSVVVNSGLQPELLAGRDRADTGAIPPTRGANLWLGAGTVLVEAAGNLLNSEALRGLADQIRPAQAAAVFGRRQAPRAVVICIDLETLQRPDAAATGVAVGKKFNALLGDIGQIWGARLPVYVLFTKFDRIPYFNDYVRVMGREEATQVFGAAFPMEAAAAGGSYNQQRTAELNAAWETLFSGLAEKRSEHLRRENDTRSTPNIYEFPREFRKLRDNAVRCLLEIGRPRQLRATPFLRGMFFTGVRPVVLEDRSGAAPRRVPQWVFLEKFFSDALLGDRLALNASGANQEAGVVQRVLLGTLAAACLLWFGGATVSFLKNRTMIAESSQAAAALSAVRTASGQPATLDALERLERLRVPAENVTRWEAERPPMSHRWGVYPGRPMHDAIRDAYCRSARSVVLDDVREQLTRRLRSVPRTPGPQDDYDQPYSYLKAYLMMTRYPDKADAAYLTRVLGNVWADRQALSPDQTRLAREQFRFYASARKDNFCDARADEDAIRQTQAYLWQFKLVDRVYRNMLDEVAAKGQPIRFADPTGAVSDPREVSHAFTRTGFALMQTAIQKAPDYVNREPWVLGEGQAVSNVPPGEVIAQLRDRYQEDFVGQWNQFLNAGRVERYGGFPDAAKKLSSTASPGSPLLRLFCLISTHTDVDNPAIKKPFEPIQGLVAPASCESAAIGPNNERYMGELAALQVGVDRIANSSNRDAERLGEADTAKKEALMTAQKLNLPQKAAQLLQDPILYAEAMMKGVPVSAANSKGAGFCSDLAPVLSKYPFNPRSSTQARPDDLAAVFQPGSGRLFTFYQEALAELLTPVGSRYTAKTDGPVKVNPGFVAFYNKAIGLANMFFPAGATQPQVHYTLQVVPSADIEDVYLQIDKQLLKGSSRGGSQDFTWPDGGAGVRLRVRAKEVQPPELPLGGGVWSVVQFFARADRVTGGAGRALLEYDLRNTASIGKVASVERAVPLKLVLDMKGAPSSLLPRDLQLSCVSSIAAR, encoded by the coding sequence ATGCTGACGTACGTCGTGGCCGGCCTCGTTTTCGTGGTTTACGCCCTGCTCGTGTGGCTGCTCACGGGACGCACTTCGCTTGCCGGCAGCGACCTGCTGGTGCTGCGGATCGGGCTATGGGTTATCGGGCTGGCGGTTACGATCGTGGCGGTTTTCCTGGTGTTGCGGCGGCGCGCCAGAACGCCGGCACGGGTGGCCGATGCGCCGGAAGAGGTTTCGTTCCTGGTGCGCGAGGCCAATCAACGGCTGGCCGAATCGGCCAAGCTCCGCGCCGACGCCGGCAGAGTGGCCGATCTCCCGGTGGTGCTGGTGATCGGCGAAACGGGGACGACAAAGACGAGCGTAGTGGTGAACTCCGGGCTTCAGCCTGAGTTGCTGGCGGGGCGGGACCGGGCCGATACGGGTGCGATTCCGCCTACGCGGGGCGCCAATCTCTGGCTCGGCGCCGGGACGGTGCTTGTTGAGGCGGCCGGCAACCTTCTCAATTCCGAGGCGCTGCGCGGGCTCGCCGATCAGATTCGCCCGGCGCAGGCGGCAGCGGTGTTCGGCCGGCGGCAAGCGCCGCGCGCGGTGGTGATCTGCATCGACCTTGAGACGCTGCAGCGGCCGGACGCGGCGGCGACGGGAGTCGCGGTGGGCAAGAAATTCAACGCTCTTCTCGGCGATATCGGCCAGATTTGGGGCGCCCGCCTGCCCGTGTATGTGCTGTTCACGAAGTTCGACCGTATTCCGTATTTCAACGACTACGTTCGGGTGATGGGCCGCGAGGAAGCCACGCAGGTTTTCGGTGCGGCGTTTCCGATGGAGGCCGCGGCCGCGGGCGGCAGCTACAACCAGCAGAGAACCGCGGAGCTGAATGCGGCGTGGGAAACGCTGTTTTCGGGCCTCGCCGAGAAGCGCTCCGAACACCTGCGCCGCGAGAACGACACGCGGTCCACGCCGAACATCTACGAGTTTCCGAGAGAATTTCGCAAGCTGCGCGACAACGCTGTGCGGTGCCTCCTCGAAATCGGGCGGCCACGGCAGTTGCGGGCCACGCCGTTCCTGCGCGGGATGTTCTTCACCGGCGTGCGTCCGGTGGTGCTCGAGGACCGTTCCGGCGCCGCGCCGCGCCGCGTGCCGCAGTGGGTGTTTTTGGAAAAGTTCTTCAGCGACGCGCTGCTCGGCGACCGGCTGGCGCTGAACGCGAGCGGCGCGAACCAGGAAGCAGGCGTGGTGCAGCGCGTGCTGCTCGGAACGCTAGCCGCGGCGTGCTTGTTGTGGTTCGGCGGCGCGACCGTATCGTTTCTGAAGAACCGGACGATGATCGCCGAGTCGAGCCAGGCGGCCGCCGCCCTCTCCGCCGTGCGAACGGCAAGCGGGCAGCCAGCGACGCTCGACGCGCTCGAACGCCTGGAGCGGCTTCGGGTCCCGGCCGAAAACGTCACGCGCTGGGAAGCGGAGCGGCCGCCGATGTCGCATCGCTGGGGCGTGTATCCGGGCCGCCCGATGCACGACGCCATTCGCGACGCCTACTGCCGAAGCGCGCGGAGCGTGGTGCTCGACGATGTTCGCGAGCAATTGACGAGGCGATTGCGGAGCGTGCCGCGTACGCCGGGTCCGCAGGACGACTACGACCAGCCGTACAGCTACCTGAAAGCGTATCTGATGATGACGCGCTATCCGGACAAGGCCGACGCCGCGTACCTGACGCGCGTGCTTGGCAATGTGTGGGCGGACCGGCAGGCACTCTCGCCGGACCAGACGCGGCTGGCGCGGGAGCAGTTTCGTTTCTACGCGTCGGCGCGCAAGGACAACTTCTGCGACGCGCGCGCGGACGAAGATGCGATCCGGCAGACGCAGGCTTATCTTTGGCAATTCAAACTCGTCGATCGCGTATACCGGAACATGCTCGACGAGGTGGCGGCGAAGGGGCAGCCGATTCGATTCGCCGATCCCACGGGCGCGGTGAGCGATCCGCGCGAGGTGTCGCACGCCTTCACCCGAACTGGATTCGCTCTGATGCAGACGGCGATTCAGAAAGCGCCTGACTACGTGAATCGCGAACCGTGGGTGCTGGGCGAGGGGCAGGCGGTGAGCAACGTGCCGCCGGGCGAGGTGATCGCGCAGCTTCGCGATCGCTACCAGGAGGACTTCGTCGGGCAATGGAACCAGTTCCTCAATGCCGGCCGCGTGGAGCGGTATGGCGGGTTCCCCGACGCAGCGAAGAAGCTGAGCAGCACGGCGTCTCCCGGTTCGCCGCTGCTGCGGCTGTTCTGCCTGATCTCGACCCACACCGACGTCGACAATCCGGCGATCAAGAAGCCGTTCGAACCCATTCAGGGGCTGGTGGCGCCGGCGTCCTGCGAGTCGGCGGCGATCGGCCCGAACAACGAGCGGTACATGGGGGAACTGGCCGCGCTGCAGGTCGGCGTGGACCGGATCGCGAACTCGTCCAATCGGGACGCCGAACGGCTGGGAGAGGCGGATACCGCGAAGAAGGAAGCTCTGATGACGGCGCAGAAGCTGAACCTGCCGCAGAAGGCGGCGCAGCTTCTGCAGGATCCGATCCTTTACGCCGAGGCCATGATGAAGGGCGTGCCCGTCTCGGCTGCGAACAGCAAGGGCGCGGGATTCTGCTCGGATCTGGCGCCGGTGCTCTCCAAGTATCCTTTCAATCCGCGTTCTTCAACGCAGGCGCGGCCGGACGATTTGGCGGCGGTATTCCAGCCGGGATCGGGGCGGTTGTTCACCTTCTACCAGGAAGCGCTTGCGGAATTGTTGACGCCGGTGGGGTCCCGGTACACGGCCAAGACGGACGGTCCGGTGAAAGTGAATCCCGGTTTCGTCGCGTTTTATAACAAGGCCATCGGGCTGGCGAACATGTTCTTTCCGGCTGGCGCCACGCAGCCGCAGGTGCACTATACGCTGCAAGTGGTTCCGAGCGCGGATATCGAGGATGTCTACTTGCAGATCGACAAGCAGTTGCTGAAGGGGTCCAGCCGGGGCGGCTCGCAGGATTTCACATGGCCGGATGGCGGGGCGGGTGTGCGGCTGCGGGTGCGGGCGAAGGAAGTGCAGCCGCCGGAGTTGCCGTTGGGCGGGGGTGTGTGGAGCGTGGTGCAGTTCTTCGCGCGGGCGGACCGTGTGACCGGGGGGGCCGGACGCGCGCTGCTCGAGTACGATTTGCGGAACACGGCATCGATCGGGAAGGTGGCATCCGTCGAGCGGGCGGTGCCGTTGAAGCTCGTGCTCGACATGAAGGGCGCGCCGTCGAGCCTGCTGCCGCGAGATTTGCAGTTGAGCTGCGTGAGTTCGATCGCGGCGCGATAG
- a CDS encoding flagellar basal body rod C-terminal domain-containing protein translates to MQIYGTALAGLERAQAQVETAANRIAKASAPPPGSTPAGDQVDLSQEITGLLVAREAFEANLAVIDSVSELDQHLIDILA, encoded by the coding sequence ATGCAGATCTACGGAACAGCCCTCGCCGGGCTCGAACGGGCGCAGGCGCAAGTGGAGACCGCGGCAAATCGGATCGCCAAGGCTTCCGCCCCGCCCCCGGGCAGCACTCCCGCCGGCGACCAAGTCGACCTCTCCCAGGAAATCACCGGCCTGCTCGTCGCCCGCGAAGCCTTCGAAGCCAATCTCGCCGTTATCGACTCCGTCAGCGAACTCGATCAACACCTGATCGACATCCTCGCCTGA